Proteins encoded together in one Aurantiacibacter aquimixticola window:
- a CDS encoding alpha/beta hydrolase, with product MPHVIFPGPEGRLEGRFSPGPRPRAPVAMILHPHSQGGGTMNDRIVQRLYKTFVNRGFATLRFNFRGVGRSQGSFDNGIGELSDAASALDWVQQIHPEAQVTWVAGVSFGALIGMQLLMRRPEIRGFISIAPPANMYDFSFLAPCPASGIFVQGTADTVVQPQAVEKLVEKLRTQKHITIHHDEIPRANHFFENEQDELMKSVDNYLDFRLDPSCPIT from the coding sequence ATGCCGCACGTTATTTTTCCCGGCCCCGAAGGCCGCCTCGAAGGTCGTTTCAGCCCCGGTCCGCGCCCGCGCGCACCCGTCGCCATGATCCTGCATCCGCATTCCCAAGGCGGCGGCACGATGAACGACCGGATCGTGCAGAGGCTTTACAAGACCTTTGTCAATCGCGGCTTTGCGACCTTGCGCTTCAATTTTCGCGGCGTGGGCCGCAGCCAGGGCAGCTTCGACAATGGCATCGGCGAGCTTTCCGATGCGGCCAGTGCGCTCGACTGGGTGCAACAGATTCATCCCGAAGCGCAGGTTACGTGGGTCGCGGGCGTCAGCTTCGGCGCGCTGATCGGCATGCAGCTGCTGATGCGCCGTCCGGAAATCCGCGGCTTCATCTCCATCGCGCCCCCTGCGAACATGTACGATTTCAGCTTCCTCGCCCCCTGCCCCGCATCGGGCATCTTCGTCCAGGGCACCGCCGACACGGTCGTGCAGCCGCAAGCGGTCGAGAAACTGGTCGAAAAGCTGCGCACGCAAAAGCATATCACGATCCATCATGACGAAATCCCGCGCGCGAACCACTTCTTCGAGAACGAGCAGGACGAGCTGATGAAGTCGGTCGACAATTATCTCGACTTCCGCCTCGATCCGAGCTGCCCGATTACCTGA
- a CDS encoding energy transducer TonB → MSYANATPDAGDRAKAAVSVIAIHALLGAGLVTGLAVTGVIAPPTPEFTGTVVVEPLPPLPEETPETPPETSQPPSTVTAPKPPIIFDKPTNIPVEPIRDLPTETVRVPVPKPIPTAEPGPVITPSPAPSFTPVGAVPRNGPAGWITNDDYSNSDLRREREGTARYRLVIGSNGRVNSCEITQSTGHSSLDRATCRLIQSRARFDAATDSSGAQVVGTYNGSVRWQIPE, encoded by the coding sequence ATGTCCTATGCCAATGCTACACCTGATGCAGGTGACAGGGCAAAGGCCGCCGTTTCGGTGATCGCCATTCACGCCTTGCTGGGCGCGGGGCTCGTCACCGGCCTTGCCGTGACCGGAGTGATCGCGCCGCCGACGCCGGAATTCACAGGCACCGTGGTGGTCGAGCCATTGCCGCCGCTCCCGGAAGAAACGCCCGAGACGCCGCCCGAGACTTCGCAGCCTCCCTCCACGGTGACCGCGCCCAAGCCGCCCATCATTTTCGACAAACCCACGAATATCCCGGTGGAGCCGATACGCGATTTGCCGACGGAGACGGTGCGCGTGCCGGTGCCGAAGCCGATCCCGACTGCGGAACCCGGCCCGGTCATCACGCCAAGCCCGGCGCCGTCCTTCACGCCGGTCGGCGCCGTGCCGCGCAACGGCCCCGCGGGTTGGATCACCAATGACGATTATTCGAACAGCGATCTGCGCCGCGAGCGTGAGGGCACGGCGCGCTATCGCCTCGTCATCGGCAGCAATGGCCGGGTGAATAGCTGCGAGATTACGCAGAGCACTGGTCATTCGAGCCTGGACCGCGCGACGTGCCGCCTCATCCAAAGCCGCGCGCGTTTCGATGCGGCGACGGACAGTTCGGGCGCGCAGGTGGTCGGCACGTATAATGGCAGCGTGCGCTGGCAGATACCTGAGTAG
- a CDS encoding cysteine desulfurase family protein — MTRIYLDHAATSPLRPEARSAVEEGFAMWANPSSPHAEGRKARAALEDARDRCKGALGWQGELIFTSGASEAAALALHHAKAGARLVSAVEHDCILGTVPDAERLPVRPDGALDVEMLAEAVQRERPLVAVQHVNSETGNRQNLAAIANVVGEAGGLLLADCAQSAGKMPLPPCDMAIISAHKFGGPIGMGALLVRDHAMLKPVGGHERGYRRGTENLPGALGMAAALDAVGGDYSAASFDPLARAVRDLGGTWLGDQLADPTPYVAALAMPGMSATAQVMRFDMLGLAVSQGSACSSGTMKTSHVLGAMGLEDALAARTIRVSIGWNTTQQELDAFAHAWAGLA; from the coding sequence ATGACCCGTATCTATCTGGACCATGCCGCGACTTCCCCGCTGCGCCCTGAAGCGCGCAGCGCGGTGGAGGAGGGCTTTGCTATGTGGGCCAATCCGTCTTCCCCGCATGCCGAGGGGCGCAAGGCGCGCGCGGCGCTGGAAGATGCGCGCGATCGCTGCAAGGGCGCGCTGGGATGGCAGGGGGAGCTGATCTTCACCAGCGGCGCAAGCGAGGCGGCGGCGCTGGCCCTGCACCACGCAAAGGCGGGAGCGCGGCTGGTGAGCGCGGTGGAGCATGACTGCATCCTCGGCACCGTACCCGACGCGGAGCGGCTGCCTGTGCGGCCTGATGGTGCGCTCGATGTGGAAATGCTCGCCGAGGCCGTGCAACGAGAGCGGCCGCTGGTGGCCGTACAGCATGTCAATTCCGAGACCGGCAATCGGCAGAACCTCGCGGCCATCGCAAATGTCGTCGGCGAGGCTGGAGGTTTGCTGCTTGCCGATTGCGCGCAAAGCGCCGGAAAGATGCCGCTCCCGCCCTGCGACATGGCCATAATTTCGGCGCACAAGTTCGGCGGCCCCATCGGCATGGGCGCGCTGCTGGTGCGCGATCATGCGATGCTGAAGCCGGTCGGCGGACACGAGCGTGGCTATCGGCGCGGTACGGAGAACCTGCCGGGCGCACTCGGCATGGCGGCAGCTTTGGACGCGGTGGGGGGCGACTACTCGGCGGCCAGCTTCGATCCCCTGGCGCGAGCCGTGCGCGATCTGGGCGGCACATGGCTGGGAGACCAGCTGGCCGACCCCACACCCTATGTCGCGGCGCTCGCCATGCCCGGCATGAGCGCGACGGCGCAGGTCATGCGGTTCGACATGCTGGGTCTTGCAGTGTCGCAGGGCAGCGCCTGTTCCAGCGGCACGATGAAAACCAGCCACGTTCTGGGCGCGATGGGCCTCGAGGACGCACTTGCAGCGCGCACGATCCGGGTTTCCATTGGCTGGAATACAACGCAACAGGAACTCGATGCCTTCGCACACGCTTGGGCAGGACTGGCATGA